The segment CAAACGTTGAAGTGCCTCCATTTCTACCCGAAACGTGGATTGACCTCGTTGGCAGGCCGGCGTATAATCTCAGTGGATGGCAAATCACAGACCAGGCCCTGGCAGATTCCGACATTGCCTGGGTGCAAGGCGCACATGTCGACCCCCAAACTCACAAGTTGGTCGGCATGGAAAAGGTTGTTTTCCAGCCAAACTACAATATTTGCGAGCCAGGCAGCAAGTCTTGTCCCTTTAATCACGAGCCGGGGTTTTTAAGGCTTGCTGGTAGCGAATATAGCTACACGCAGACTGAGATTGTGGCGAGAGCTCAGGCACAACTTGCTGTCCAGCTATTGACCGACGAAACCATGTACAATAGTGCGACAGCTATCCTTGCAAAGAATAGAGTTATTGAGGAATAAAGCACTCGATATGTAcgttatttattattagagGATGAAATTAGAACGAAATGAGGGTCTGGGGATTTGCCAAGGTTGTATACGTGGAGTTCAAGTAACATATCTACGTGGAGGgggtattatattaaatataataaaatataaaaataaatatagaagaaaagctatttataatattaagaagCTTACGCTGGCATCATAGCTACGTGGGGTATAAGAGACCGCAGGTTCCTCGTGATCAGAAGGGAGCTTGCAGACAGTACAAATTCTTGTGGCATTAAAGGACGGCATCACATGCAAGGGAGCAGAGAATATTCGCCTTAGGCGCCTCTGCCTCGTGATTACCAAGAAGCCGAGCCTAACCGCGGACCATTTATGCTTTCCCGGCTTCCAACACATCACTATAGAATGTAATAGGCTGAGCCCGACATGGCTCGGTTTACGCTCTTGCTTtcggccacggccagccgGCCGGGACCCGCCCACAAGCGAGCTTTACTATGCTTCGagctctccttttcttgtcctGTTTCTCTTCCTTCCTGAGCGTTTAAATACTCGTAGTGCGTAGTCGCCTAGCTAGTTAATATATTCAGCTTGGACATTGCATTAACGCTATAGACAAGAAGCAAGTCTTATAAATTATAGCTAGTCTTTGTATCTTGCCTTGTTCTTGTCCTGTCCTTGCTGTTATCCTTACTATTATccttattattattcttCTTATTATCCTTCTTATTATCCTTATTAttgtttttattattatccTTGTTGTTGTCCTTTTTATTTCGCGTTTTAGTTAGGGCAGCAATAAAAGCCTCTGTGTTTTACGGCTACTGCTCCAGCCAAAACGTAAAACAATAAGGATAATAACAAGGATAATAATAAGgatataataagaataataataaggATAAAACAAGGATGGAATAAAGACTCCAGAAATTACGCTAAGTTAACTTCTTTAATCAACTGAGCCGCCTCATCCGATAATTTGTGTCGCTTATAAGCCAACAGAACAAGGCAAATTAGTTTGCATTCGGGTACGACTCGGCCCTTTCTCGAGCGGTAGCCTCGCAGGAAAGGCTGGGAATTTTCATCAAGTCGTCTTAAAAGCAGATGCGCTTGCTGCGGCGGAAAGTGCGAGTGCAGTCTGTATTTTCACATTGGCTCGTGAGTTTGCAGCTCTGCATTAAAGACCAAGTGAAACATGCTGCAAGTTGAATAGGTTCCTGAAGTGAAAATTGGAACGCAAAGGGGTGAACACGTTGTCATGCTATTTGATGCTTTTGGAAATTGCGAAAGGGAGGAAGCCTATCTTCAGAATCGAAAGCCTCTCATTATGTGCAGACTAGTGGCATTGTTGCCTCGTTGGAAGCTGCAGCCATTCAAGTGGTGAGGTCTATATATGTGTGAAAAATCTAAGAATGTTACAGCTGGAAGATCACGTTTATGGTTAGAGCAGAATAGTGAGATACAAAGGAGAGGAGAGGCCGCCCTCATCGGGGGCTGTCAGGCAACTCAGCTGTATTGGATAACAAACAATAATCGATTCCCTCGAATCGGACAATGAAGGGCTCTTGGTTCTTTACTTTCAAGAGTATAGTTTTACAAAAACCAAATACATTAAAAAACGGCAACTATATAGTAACTGCTGCTGCCTAGAAAGTAATCAACGTGCCATAGTTGTTCTGATCGAACAATTAGATCTTGACAGAGTCTGAAACTACCATATTTATGCAGGGACAAAGTAGCAGAACTTTATATCCTATATTAAAATCGGCGAGGCACCTCTAGTTCTTGTAGTGTAATTTTTAATGTGACAAGAGTGTGGACAGAACCAAAATTTATTCACCTTTCTTATATCTATTCGAAGAAAAAGCCCCGAAATAAAAGACTTCACTTGCCTGCACACTGGAGAAAAAATGCTCAATGTCTTCTTATGCCGCTGTAGCACAAACTGCTGACATATTAAGCACGGTTTGTTCTGAATTAACATTTGAAGTCTTTAACCACCTGCCTGCCCATTAGTTGACATGATATTTCCACCTAGCAGTTGGACAGAATAGAGCAGGACTTATCAAGGACTACAAGCCGTGCCAGAACCTTGTGGGTTGTTTGACAAGAATGCTCGGCGTCCAACACTTTTTGAGAGTGAATATTTGAAAGGACACGTCACACAGCACGACTGTTTGGGATAGCTTAGACAAAATATGGACTCTAAATTTCAGACATAAAGAGTGGAATCACACGAAAACTAACTCGCTGTATTGATATTGCCTGGGAGGTAGCAGTATAATAATGGTGATGCTTTGAATGTGcgacttgatcttgacaGGATATACTATACTATGTTGCCATGTGCATCTCACAGTACAGGCATTGCCGTTGCATCATAAGACGACTCTTAAAGGATTCACACCATGCTCCTTTCATGCCGCCATAGACTTTGAGAAAGGGTCATTTGATGGGTCCGTATTTCGCACGTATTCCGAACGCCTGGCAATCTCTTCAGCGGCATTTTCACCGTACTGGTCCGCAATGAAAGCATACATCATGTCGATGCCCGCTGATATGCCAGAGGAGGTCCACGTAGTACCATCCTTTACCCACCGGGCGCCCGGGACCCAGTCAACCTTTTCGCCTTGTGTTTTAACCTTGTAGCGATGGTTAATATTCAGTAACAATCAGTAGACTGCAGGGGAGCTGGCCAGAGAGTTGGCTTCCAAGACTCACCCATTCAAATGCTGCTTTATTCGAAGTTGCTTTCTTGCCATCAAGAACACCAGCGCGAGCCGCTAGAGCGGCGCCTGTGCAGACTGTAAGAAGATATTGCAATTTCGGATACCTGGATTTGATAAAGTCCACATGTGGTTGTGTCAAACCCGTGTCGCGAGTACCTCTCCCCCCCGGTACAAGGAGGACTTCAATATCCTCTGGTGAGTTGTGTAGATCATGTGTTGGAAGAATATTCTGCCCAATGCTCGGTCCAGTGCAGGCTGTGACTGGATCTAGACTCGTCGAAATGATTGAGAGCTCCAGGGTGTTATTCATTGCCAGCATGTTCAAGACGTCTAGTGGTCCAAAGACATCAAGGGCCTGGAAGCTGTCGAACAGCAAAACAGCAAATTTGTTTGGTGACTTCATTTTTTCTAGAGTCTAGATCCTCTCTACCTCTGCGGTTTTCATAAAAGATAACTTGTAGTAAGATGTGTGGACCACTCGTCGGAGCGGTTTATTTGCTTGGGAGGCAGAAGGAATTTATTATCAGTCGGGCATCCGCATGCATAACACGTAGCGAACTTCTTTTCTAAGCTTGATGAAATAGTACCCGGCATCGCTCTCAATACAGTTGCAGGTGCGGGTCTTGTTCCACAGACATGGATGTTATGACTAGTAACACGGCGACTGATACATGGGGGCCTCTGGATATTTCGGCGCCTCGTATTGCCAGACATTACCTATCTCCCTTTTTAACTGATAATTTCACCGAGATAAGCACTGAAACGAAACAGTAAAAACCTAAGAGGAAACACGATTCTAAAACCTTTACACTTTTTAACCTTAATACCCCCTAATACTTTTCTTGCTGTGACGAGAATTATTTTATCCGATTTTATGGATTCGCCTTTACTTACGCGAGTTGTCGTGGGCGCCGTCTTCACATCACAGTGGGTAGGAGTTGTGAGGAAGTCTATGGACTGAAGGGCGCCCGAATATGCAGAGGGCGGCGTTGATGTATTAGTCGCCTAGTTCCACAGGTTGATTGCGACTTTCGTTTCATTTagccccaggtgccatctAAGATTATGCGGCGGTTTGGGCGGGCGTTGAAACTGACTAAGCGGAGCCCGATTCCCAAAGtggtaacattgaaccgacAATATGACCCCACCAGTCCCAGTTTTTCCTAAGTACTGGATATGTACGGATAATAACAGGGGTGGAAGTGACACAGCATGCACAGGAAATTAATTGGAGAGACAGAAAAACAGAATATAAAGCGTAATATTAGTACCAAATTATCGTCTCAAGAAACATGACGGAACCCAATCCACGGCCAATTGAACCCATAGCTAGACTTCTGGTCACATCACGATAACAGACCCACTCGCACTTGCAGATGCGGCCTTTACTACTTTTAGACGGGCGGCTGCCAATTGGAGACGAGGGCACTTTATGGCGCAAGCCTTCATCCGACACCACGTACGCACCGAAGCAAAGCGCGATTACTACTATGGTGTTTCATGTGGCTCGTTAAAGATCATGGCTTCATTAGGAACTGAGTCAATTTCGTTGATTTAAATCTACCAAATGCCCTGGACTTCTAATAAAGTGGTTAATGACAGATTTTCACTGCTGATATGACATCACGGCAGAATATGGGAGGCAGTCTGTAGTATTTATACTCTTGCGCGTACATGAATACGTTGGATAATAGGAAAAGCTCCGTGCAAACATGACTCGGTATTAACGACCTGCGTGTATGATGCATAGTCTTTGTAATGGCCCTGTATTGGATACAAGCCAACACGTTCAGTGGTTAAATTTTGCAAAGTTGACCCTCATACTCTGGTTTGATCGGGTAGCCATGGAGATGAACTGGGCCGTACAGCCTCAGGGGCCGCTCGAATAGTACATGCTGCGCAGTTATAGTAAGAGTAGCCTGGGTATGTGCGGATTATTGGGCAGGCGAGTGGTGAAGATGTCATCGTTTTCATTTATTTGCATGAGTGTGAGAAAAttttgttcaatgttgcctaGTGAGACTCCACGTGAGGGGTGGTGCCAAATCGCGTAGGAACTAAATAGTATCCTAGGCTTGTGATATATGTTAAAgtacatatatataaatagaaGTAGTACTCTCGTGTTTTCTATCTCTTTCAGAGTCGAGAACCTTGCGAAGAGTTAGTTGCAGGGGTTAATAGCTAATCGGACAACGGCGTGTCGCGGGCGATTATGCATGGAGCAGTGCTAGCATCAAGGCAGAGTTATATGGAATCATTGATACCCGGAGTGGATTTGTCATGGAGGGCCCATCAATCAGCCTTTGTCGTGTCATGGCCGATTTAATATATGAGCGCGGGCATGATTCCATAGCCGAGCCAATGCCAGAGTTACATTTCGCGCGGACCGGGTGTGGTCGCCATTAGAAGGGCGGTCTTTGATGACTGGCCATGGAAAAGCCGATATAGGTCTCACCCAAGTCGACCCGTTCACACGAGACCTTGGGGAGCTGGTGCGTTGGAGGCGAATATTATCATGATATGTGGACTAGTTGGAAATTTGCGTCACCCAATTCCCAAGGATGAATCGGACTACCCCTGAACAACACTGCGTTCACCGACTCTCAGTCAACGATAAAGGTTTCTTGTAAATCTGGCCATTACTAATTGAAGAATGGCTCTTTATATACACGGCTATTTCCAAGTCCAGGATTCCTTCATGCGAACCAACCTTTCCAGAAAGGTTTCAACTATAATCTCAAATACAATTTGGCACTTCATGAACTCTCAACACGATCATAATCTTGAATAGGCAAAACTTGAGGGGCAGTAGGGGCATTGAAGGCAGAGATGCCTCCGGGAGGAGGGGCGCCCTGAGGAGGGAAATTGCCCGACGAAGAGAAGAAACCCCCatcaccgccaccaccatcaatgccattgccgccgtcaAATGGAGGCAGAGGGGGTTGACCACCCCCGGGGCCGAGATTG is part of the Metarhizium brunneum chromosome 4, complete sequence genome and harbors:
- the inhA_2 gene encoding Isonitrile hydratase → MKSPNKFAVLLFDSFQALDVFGPLDVLNMLAMNNTLELSIISTSLDPVTACTGPSIGQNILPTHDLHNSPEDIEVLLVPGGRGTRDTGLTQPHVDFIKSRYPKLQYLLTVCTGAALAARAGVLDGKKATSNKAAFEWVKTQGEKVDWVPGARWVKDGTTWTSSGISAGIDMMYAFIADQYGENAAEEIARRSEYVRNTDPSNDPFSKSMAA